The Flavobacterium sp. 140616W15 sequence AAGATCATATGGTGGAGGTTCTATGTCAACTTTCAAAACCCAAGTTATTGATGGCAAAACTTACAACCTAGCAGAATATGATGTAGATGAAAGTTGGGGACCAAAGTTTGATCCAAACGTAAAATACTTACCTTGGAATGCTTTTGACAAAGAATTTGCAAATGATTACATGAAAGAGAGATCATGGACAGCTTCAGCAAATGATGTAGATTCATTCTTTAGAGTAGGTACAACTAAAACTAACTCTTTATCATACTTGACATCTACTCAAGATAGTAATTTCAGACTTTCTTATAGTAACCAACAGACTGAAGGTATAACACCAAATTCTTCACTTAAGAAAAATACTTTCTCGATTAATGCAAATTCTAAACTTGGAGATAAGTTTAAAGTTGAAGGAATGATGACTTTTGTACAAACTAAAGGATTCAACAGACCTGAAGTAGGATACGGAGACAATTCAGTGGCTCAAAAATTCTATCAATGGGGACAAAGACAACTTGATTTCAATGATTTGAAACAATATAAATTAGCAGACGGAAGCCAAAGATCTTGGAATAGAACTGCATGGAATGATGGAACACCATTGTACTCTGATAATCCATATTGGATCATGAACGAAAACACTTCTGACGACACAAGAAATCGTTTGTATGGTAATGCTAAACTAACCTACAACATAACTCCTGATTTGTATTTAGTAGGTAACGTTTACGGAGACATGTATACTTTGAACATTAACGAAAGAGTAGCAGTAGGTTCTCAAGCTACATCAAGTTTCAAATCAACTACACGTACTTTAAGTGATTTTAACTACGAAGCTCGTATTCATTATGACAAACGTTTTGGCAAATTCAGCATCAGTTCATTTGCTGGGGTTAACAAAAGAGTATCTGAATACTCATTACTAAGTGGCGAAACCGTAGGTGGACTTAATTTAGCTAACATATACAGCCTTTCAAACAGTGTTGAAAGTGCTCTAGCAAAAAACTCTGGAACCGATAGCCAAACAAACAGTGTCTATGGTTTTGTTTCTATCGGATATAATGATATGCTATTTTTAGAAGCAACAGACAGAAATGACTGGTTTAGTACAACATATAAAGATGTTAATTACGCTTCACTTACAGGAAGTTTTGTTTTCTCTGAATTAATGAAAAACTCTTCATGGCTTAACTATGGTAAATTAAGAGGAGGTTGGGCTCAAGCAGGAAATGCGACAAGTGCATACAGTTTAAATAACTACGCTGACACATATATCCCTTTCCAAGGAGATCCTAGATACAGTAATGCTCCTAGATCGAACGACAAATACTTAATACCAGAATTAAAGACTACTAAAGAAATTGGTTTAGAATTAAGCCTATTTAACAGAAGACTTAATATAGATGCATCTTACTACGATGTTCTAACAGAAAACTTAATAACTCCAGTACAAGTTTTCGATGGTACTGGTTACTCAAGTTCTAATAAAAATGCTGGGAAATTACAAAACAAAGGTTTTGAAACAACTATAACACTTACACCAGTAAGAACTCAAGATTTCTCATGGGACGTTACATGGAACTTTGCTAAAAATGAGAACAAACTATTAGAATTATCTGGAGACGCACAATCTTTATTATTACAAATTGCACCATTCCGTGCTTCATTGTACGCAATAGTTGGTCAACCATACGGTCAGATTTACGGAACAGATTTTACTTATGATGACAAAGGAAACAAAGTCATAGGAGCTAATGGTAGATACGTAGCATCAGGTCAAAAATCACTTGGTTCGACTACTCCAGACTACAATATGGGTCTTAGAAACTCATTCAAATACAAAAATTTCAGTTTAAGCGCATTATTTGACATGCAAAAAGGTGCAAGCTACTTCTCAACATCACATATGTACGGAATGTACTCTGGTATGCTTGAAGAAACTGCAGCAAACGGAGTACGTGAAAACGGGGTAGTTCTAGAAGGTGTATTAGCAGACGGAACCCCAAACACAAAATCACTTACTGGTGTTCAATGGGGTAAAACTTATTCTGCTGGTATAGATAAACTTAATGTTTTCAGTTCTGACTACAT is a genomic window containing:
- a CDS encoding SusC/RagA family TonB-linked outer membrane protein, yielding MKLKFNGFLVLFLVLVAQLTFAQERVVSGTISDNAGMPLPGVSVLVKGTKTGTQTDFDGKYSIKASSSQVLVFSYIGMKTQEIAASSSVINVKLADDSVELESVVITTALGIKREKKSLGYSAQDVKGEIISEGGTTNAVSALSGNIAGLQVTAPSTMGGSTRVILRGVGSVTGENKPLIVVDGIPLDNGNYNDSNTTRGAGGRDYGDASADINPDDIESVTVLKGGPAAALYGSRAGNGAILYTTKSGKKKGGKSEFSFNTGLTMESINIRPNLQRSYGGGSMSTFKTQVIDGKTYNLAEYDVDESWGPKFDPNVKYLPWNAFDKEFANDYMKERSWTASANDVDSFFRVGTTKTNSLSYLTSTQDSNFRLSYSNQQTEGITPNSSLKKNTFSINANSKLGDKFKVEGMMTFVQTKGFNRPEVGYGDNSVAQKFYQWGQRQLDFNDLKQYKLADGSQRSWNRTAWNDGTPLYSDNPYWIMNENTSDDTRNRLYGNAKLTYNITPDLYLVGNVYGDMYTLNINERVAVGSQATSSFKSTTRTLSDFNYEARIHYDKRFGKFSISSFAGVNKRVSEYSLLSGETVGGLNLANIYSLSNSVESALAKNSGTDSQTNSVYGFVSIGYNDMLFLEATDRNDWFSTTYKDVNYASLTGSFVFSELMKNSSWLNYGKLRGGWAQAGNATSAYSLNNYADTYIPFQGDPRYSNAPRSNDKYLIPELKTTKEIGLELSLFNRRLNIDASYYDVLTENLITPVQVFDGTGYSSSNKNAGKLQNKGFETTITLTPVRTQDFSWDVTWNFAKNENKLLELSGDAQSLLLQIAPFRASLYAIVGQPYGQIYGTDFTYDDKGNKVIGANGRYVASGQKSLGSTTPDYNMGLRNSFKYKNFSLSALFDMQKGASYFSTSHMYGMYSGMLEETAANGVRENGVVLEGVLADGTPNTKSLTGVQWGKTYSAGIDKLNVFSSDYIKLREVIFSYSFPVKYTGPFSAVKLSAFGRNLFTWNLDWKGMDPEMASYGSGNVQGIEGGSLPSTRTYGMNLELKF